Proteins encoded within one genomic window of Humulus lupulus chromosome 1, drHumLupu1.1, whole genome shotgun sequence:
- the LOC133823111 gene encoding calmodulin-like protein 11, whose product MALTENQIAGFREAFSLLDKDSDGLVTMEELAGIIESLDEQPTKEEIRDMMNEVNCDENGAIDLDEFLNIMTRKTKESVADELKEAFKVFDRNQDGYISANELRQVMINLGERLTDEEAEQMIREADIDGDGQVNYDEFERIMMLN is encoded by the exons ATGGCATTGACAGAAAATCAAATCGCAGGGTTTCGGGAAGCATTTTCTTTGCTGGACAAGGATTCCGATG GGTTAGTGACAATGGAAGAGCTGGCTGGAATTATAGAATCATTAGATGAACAacccacaaaagaagaaattcGGGATATGATGAATGAGGTCAACTGTGATGAGAATGGTGCTATAGATCTCGATGAATTCTTGAATATTATGACAAGAAAGACGAAg GAAAGTGTTGCGGACGAGCTTAAAGAAGCCTTCAAAGTATTTGACAGGAATCAAGATGGATATATTTCTGCCAACGAG TTGAGACAAGTAATGATCAACTTGGGAGAAAGATTGACAGATGAAGAAGCTGAACAAATGATTAGAGAGGCTGATATTGATGGAGATGGTCAAGTCAATTATGATGAATTTGAAAGAATTATGATGCTTAATTGA